A stretch of Cucumis sativus cultivar 9930 chromosome 2, Cucumber_9930_V3, whole genome shotgun sequence DNA encodes these proteins:
- the LOC101211579 gene encoding vacuolar protein sorting-associated protein 9A isoform X1 yields the protein MENTDVFLGLHDFLERMRQPSASDFVKSIKSFIVSFSNNAPDPERDSASVQEFFAKMEGAFRAHPLWSGCSEEELESAGEGLEKYVMTKLFSRVYASLADDVKIDEQISEKMALIQQFIRPENLDIKPNFQNETSWLLAQKELLKINMHKAPRDKLVCLLSCCKVISNLLFNASIASNENPPGADEFLPVLIYVIIKANPPQLHSNLLYIQRYRGQSRLTGEAAYFFTNVLSAESFISNIDAKALSMEEIEFEKNMESARALLSGLSSDVEALSNKNNLDEGVGHYSELVETSSQASVESPVRPKPTEGKPRTEAPHAKDQSAVMKVPSLSDLENKGATILLNDQTGGRQALREYPYLFSQVGDLTFKDVEELLSQYKQLVFKYVSLSRGLSLTTEFSSYSKSEMHSQHHHESFKEPEDVRDVTSNDESAGDRHRLIDGPDGTSLFGEENVGSGLPQDKVELPQREGNNEMSQS from the exons ATGGAGAACACTGACGTGTTCTTGGGTCTGCACGATTTTCTTGAGCGCATGCGTCAACCATCTGCCTCAGATTTTGTCAAGTCCATTAAAAG CTTTATTGTATCATTTTCGAATAATGCTCCCGATCCTGAAAGGGATAGTGCTTCTGTCCAAGAATTCTTTGCCAAAATGGAGGGAGCTTTCAGAGCTCATCCACTTTGGTCTGGTTGCTCGGAAGAAGAGCTGGAAAGTGCTGGTGAG GGATTGGAGAAGTATGTCATGACAAAGTTATTTTCTCGTGTCTATGCTTCACTTGCAGATGATGTCAAAATAGATGAACAAATTTCTGAAAAAATGGCATTGATTCAACAGTTCATTAGGCCAGAAAATTTGGatatcaaaccaaatttccaAAATGAAACATCATGGTTG CTTGCTCAGAAAGAACTCCTGAAGATTAACATGCACAAAGCTCCAAGAGATAAGCTTGTGTGTCTTCTCAGTTGTTGTAAGGTCATCAGTAACTTGCTATTTAATGCTTCGATTGCTTCAAATGAGAATCCTCCAGGGGCTGACGAATTTCTTCCTGTCCTCATTTATGTTATTATAAAG GCAAACCCTCCACAACTGcattcaaatttattgtatATACAACGATACAGGGGTCAATCCCGATTAACTGGAGAAGCAGcatattttttcacaaatgtACTCTCTGCCGAGTCATTTATCTCAAACATTGATGCAAAGGCCCTCTCAATGGAAGAAattgagtttgaaaaaaacatGGAATCTGCTCGAGCTCTCCTGTCTGGGCTCTCTAGTGATGTTGAAGCTCTTTCTAACAAAAATAACTTGGATGAAGGGGTAGGCCATTATTCAGAACTTGTAGAAACCAGTTCTCAAGCTTCTGTTGAATCTCCAGTTAGACCTAAACCCACTGAAGGGAAGCCTAGAACTGAGGCACCACATGCCAAAGATCAATCAGCAGTAATGAAAGTTCCATCCCTCTCAGATTTGGAAAATAAGGGAGCGactattcttttaaatgatCAGACAGGAGGAAGGCAAGCGTTGCGGGAGTATCCATATTTGTTTTCCCAAGTTGGGGATCTTACATTTAAAGATGTAGAAGAGCTTCTTAGTCAATATAAACAACttgttttcaagtatgttTCCCTTTCTAGAGGTCTGAGTCTGACAACTGAATTTTCATCCTATTCAAAATCTGAAATGCACTCCCAACATCATCACGAGTCTTTCAAAGAACCTGAAGATGTTAGAGATGTGACATCAAATGATGAATCCGCTGGAGATAGACATAGGCTAATTGATGGCCCAGATGGAACCTCGCtgtttggagaagaaaatgttggaTCGGGGTTACCACAAGACAAGGTAGAACTACCTCAACGTGAAGGAAACAACGAAATGTCTCAATCCTAG
- the LOC101211579 gene encoding vacuolar protein sorting-associated protein 9A isoform X2, with amino-acid sequence MEGAFRAHPLWSGCSEEELESAGEGLEKYVMTKLFSRVYASLADDVKIDEQISEKMALIQQFIRPENLDIKPNFQNETSWLLAQKELLKINMHKAPRDKLVCLLSCCKVISNLLFNASIASNENPPGADEFLPVLIYVIIKANPPQLHSNLLYIQRYRGQSRLTGEAAYFFTNVLSAESFISNIDAKALSMEEIEFEKNMESARALLSGLSSDVEALSNKNNLDEGVGHYSELVETSSQASVESPVRPKPTEGKPRTEAPHAKDQSAVMKVPSLSDLENKGATILLNDQTGGRQALREYPYLFSQVGDLTFKDVEELLSQYKQLVFKYVSLSRGLSLTTEFSSYSKSEMHSQHHHESFKEPEDVRDVTSNDESAGDRHRLIDGPDGTSLFGEENVGSGLPQDKVELPQREGNNEMSQS; translated from the exons ATGGAGGGAGCTTTCAGAGCTCATCCACTTTGGTCTGGTTGCTCGGAAGAAGAGCTGGAAAGTGCTGGTGAG GGATTGGAGAAGTATGTCATGACAAAGTTATTTTCTCGTGTCTATGCTTCACTTGCAGATGATGTCAAAATAGATGAACAAATTTCTGAAAAAATGGCATTGATTCAACAGTTCATTAGGCCAGAAAATTTGGatatcaaaccaaatttccaAAATGAAACATCATGGTTG CTTGCTCAGAAAGAACTCCTGAAGATTAACATGCACAAAGCTCCAAGAGATAAGCTTGTGTGTCTTCTCAGTTGTTGTAAGGTCATCAGTAACTTGCTATTTAATGCTTCGATTGCTTCAAATGAGAATCCTCCAGGGGCTGACGAATTTCTTCCTGTCCTCATTTATGTTATTATAAAG GCAAACCCTCCACAACTGcattcaaatttattgtatATACAACGATACAGGGGTCAATCCCGATTAACTGGAGAAGCAGcatattttttcacaaatgtACTCTCTGCCGAGTCATTTATCTCAAACATTGATGCAAAGGCCCTCTCAATGGAAGAAattgagtttgaaaaaaacatGGAATCTGCTCGAGCTCTCCTGTCTGGGCTCTCTAGTGATGTTGAAGCTCTTTCTAACAAAAATAACTTGGATGAAGGGGTAGGCCATTATTCAGAACTTGTAGAAACCAGTTCTCAAGCTTCTGTTGAATCTCCAGTTAGACCTAAACCCACTGAAGGGAAGCCTAGAACTGAGGCACCACATGCCAAAGATCAATCAGCAGTAATGAAAGTTCCATCCCTCTCAGATTTGGAAAATAAGGGAGCGactattcttttaaatgatCAGACAGGAGGAAGGCAAGCGTTGCGGGAGTATCCATATTTGTTTTCCCAAGTTGGGGATCTTACATTTAAAGATGTAGAAGAGCTTCTTAGTCAATATAAACAACttgttttcaagtatgttTCCCTTTCTAGAGGTCTGAGTCTGACAACTGAATTTTCATCCTATTCAAAATCTGAAATGCACTCCCAACATCATCACGAGTCTTTCAAAGAACCTGAAGATGTTAGAGATGTGACATCAAATGATGAATCCGCTGGAGATAGACATAGGCTAATTGATGGCCCAGATGGAACCTCGCtgtttggagaagaaaatgttggaTCGGGGTTACCACAAGACAAGGTAGAACTACCTCAACGTGAAGGAAACAACGAAATGTCTCAATCCTAG